From the genome of Dermacentor andersoni chromosome 3, qqDerAnde1_hic_scaffold, whole genome shotgun sequence:
CAAGACAAGTACCACACTTCTGCATAAATATGTATTCAGATGCCCAGTTTGGTCACTACATGTTTAACAGTAATGCCTAAACATGGAAGATTAAAAAAGATAATGTGCTATTTAGTGACACTTCATCCTTGCATTATGAACCACACATCAAGGCTTGTCAGCTTCCCTCCCGATAAGGAAATCTGCACCCACAGCTACACCAGACATAAGAGAACAAATTGACATGGGCGTAAAAAAATTTACATGCACTTACTACAATGTGTCAGGTGGGCCAATAATGAGCACCTCCCACTTGTAGATGTCATTGTCGTCTATTAGCCCGGCAGAGAAGCCTTCCACGGGATTTTTCTTCAGCTCTGCAAACAGAAATAGCATGTTCTGAAAAAGCTACAATCTTTGGCGTTAAGAGAGTACCGCATATGAAACACGTAACTCGAGTTTCAAGACGCAAGTGGGGCTTTTGTCGCCTGCGACACGTCCCGAGCGAGACACTCCATAGGATGTCCCGCTAATGACAAGCCGAATGTGTCGCTAAAAATGGAGTTCTTAAGAGCGCACCAACGCATAAACGATATACTCAAATAGCATCAACGCTTTATTTTTCAACAAGAAATCCGCGGCAGTGGATGAGAAGGAGCAAGCGCTGCTGCAAAGGAGTGCCATTTCATGGCGTCAGTGCGACCAACAACACGGCCCTTACCGCGCGTTGAAAGCATTTCATTCGACGCTTCCGAAAGATAAAACGACGGAGAGAGCAAGCAATAGACGCACCACCTAGTTATGCGCATTGTGTGACCTGCGCAGCGGGCATTCACAGCTTTCGTCATAAGGGAGATCAGTCACACCGGGTAGATGCGTCATAAGCGAACGCTAgcagaaatgaaaatgcatttacTAATTTAAGGCCCCTACGAAGCGAGTTTACAGCGCGAGGAGGTTATACTGCAGCGGATACAgacgatgaaaaaagaaagcagcagggTCAATACAGTGTAAACGTCATTGCTCCAGGAAGGAAGACCATTAGAGGCGCGCGAGTGAGCTCGCGATTTCAAAAGCATTTCTCACTTCGCAGCAGCGGTCGTTATTGCGCAATCAAGAAAGCGTGCTGCCACTGACATTCAACAGATTGATAGGTGCGCAGCTATCTACGCGCCATTTGAAGTAAGGGACCACGGGCAGCACTGCCGaaacaaaaggagaaaaaaaaatttttcatcgAGTGCGCCGGTACCAAAGCTACGGTTGGCCCGCGGCGAAAAAGTAATGAACAAAAGCGGAGAGGGAAAACGTCGACTTGCGGGAGGAAGgggggtaattttttttttttcttctcttctaaAAGAACTGATGCGGCGGAAACGAGCTAAACGCAAAATGTCGAGCTGTTTGACGGCCCTAAAAACGCGTGGTAAAGGGGCAAGCGACGGGAAGACGCACGCTACGCAAGGCGAATCCTGCGGACGCAGCACATAGCCTTGGGAAGCGAGGACAAAAGAAAGCAGTTAAAACCGAGGCGGCACACTGCTGACCGGAACGGGCCGGGCGGAAAGTAAGCACTGCACCCCGGCTTGCGACACATGAAAGGATTGCAGAAGTTATGAACGTTACCGTTTAGCTGTTTTCGTAGCAACAGGGCCGACTGCTGATCTGCCATTCAGACGATATCAATCGTTCCTCTTCACGCGAACAATAACTGACGGCAACTATGGCTGTCCTCGCACTAACTGAGCATGCGCTCAAACCATATGGTCCTCGATTTCCGGTTCCGTCGCGCTGATGTTTACTGTGCTCGAGCTTACCCATAGAAATATGGTAGCTATCGTGAAACTGATAAACAGGGCTTTCAGCGATTGTGAGGCGTACACGCGCTTAGTTACTGGCTTGATCAGTAAAGTTCATCAGAACACGTAGTTTGCAAATATTTTTAAAGTGTTAGCAGCGCTATATGTCATAGCCATATAGGTGTTCTGCGTCAGCCGGTCAGCCACGGTCAGCCGGTCAGCAACCGCGGCAGGTGTACAAGGACTCTTCTTGTCCGACGCTGTTGTGCTCTTATTTATTGTCCCTGCCACAGAGCGGTCGATTCCGATAACAAGAAGCATAGCCCTGCTAGCGTGCACCTATTGTTGCACGGCGCAGAATTTTCCCCATATATTCCTTTACCAATGCCAAATGAGATCATTCCTCGTTGCATAGCTTAACTGATGTCATGCATGTGAGTCGTGCTTCAAAGATGGAAACTCTACTCGTAACAGAACGTGAATCTTTATTCAAATTCGAGATGCGCAGACTTCTCTCCATTTTGCCACAACAGGAGCTTCATCCAGCAAAAGTTTTGCCACTGTAGCCCACATCTGTTGCTGGCAGGTCAATGAAGTTGATGTACATTCTGAAATGAAATTGCAGGTTGTTCCGATGCACTCACAGGTCTTATATGAGTACAGGTAGCACTGACAGTTATACGAGAACCGGTCTTTTcaataacaacaaaaaatggaCATAAACCAAGTAGGCTTTCATGGGGTCTAGAACTGATCTATATAGTAATCTGAAGATTTTAAAAATAGCTCCAAAATTCAGCATTCGGTAGAACTGACAAAGGTCGTCAAGCTTACATTGCTGACGCCACCTACAATTTTAGGGACAGTATCGTGTGGTAACTGTGCCTTGTGTTAAATATCTGCTGCTGTCAAACTGAAACTTTGCATTGGTTGCTTCCCTGCACAAAAAAGGTGGGCACCCGTCATTTGAATTTGTTGCATTCGATGTTTTGCAGAGGATATTTATATTGTAAAAACTTTGAGCAATGTACGTGTCAGTAGGAACAAGGGGAAAATTAATATTTATTGTATGTAGTGCATACCTGTTCCCTTTGATGCCCAATACCTTCTCAATGTGCTCAAAAAGAGCAGCTGAATGCTTCTTATTCTCCTTTGGAGAGAGGCAGCCAATGCTGTACAGGTTTGCAATGGCACATGGCTCGTCAGTGGCTCCAAATGACATCAATTGGCCAGGACTGATGTGCACCACAACAtactgaaacaaaagaaaacacatcCAAACAGACATGTGAAGGCATGCAATGGGGAGGTTATAGGTTTTATCGCTCCGCGATACACAGCTGCGACTCCTAGACTGCGCAACGCTTGCAGCCATTTACTGCTGTCTGCCGCAATCTTGTGACTACATTGCGCGAGTGAGCCTTTTCACCACACAGaattaagaaaagaagaacgACTTCCCAGTAATCTCAAGCGCCTAGCAACGCACGACAGCAATCGCGATAACAGGTGTAGTCGTTTACATTTACACAGGTTATTCTGTTATATAAGCATAAGTATCATGCTTTAGTTACGAGTTCGGTTCTCGATTACCTATTGTGCAAACCAAGTGGATGTTACTGACCCAAAAGTAGATAATTTTTAGACCCCGCTCAGTGATTAACTGAAGGCATTGCCTGAACCCGACCGCCGCCCTAATCGAATGGTTTCAGAAGTGAAAAACAACGCAGCGCTGAACTTTCATAAGTTGGCGTAGTGCTGATTGCATACACTACGTGTATAAATATTAGAATAAAAAGGGAAAAAGGAAGGCTCGTTAAAAGCAGGTTGGAAAAAAGTGGTTAAAACGCGCAACCGGCATTCGGCGCCGTTATCATACCGAGAGCGGTTTTCCCAAAGAGGCCGCCACAACGTTCGCCGTAGTCTTCAGAAAGTCGTTCGGAATGCTGCTTGCGGGGAGATTTGTGTTGATCGTAAGAGTTGGCATTTTGGGCTTTGAGTCGTCAAAGAGTACTCGCAACAGAGGCACACACTACACGTCTTCCCAAGTCGTGCTAAGTGGCTAACAGCCACGGAGGAAGTGCTAACACAGGTGCTACAGCTAAGAACAAAAAACCTACAAAGCAAAGAGCGCGGGATGGACGGAAGTGAGGAGAGTACTGTAAACGCAATAAATGAAAGGAGGATGAAAGTATGCTCGTGCTCTCTcctcccgctttttttttttttttttttttgcacactagCGTCGAGTTGCGAGGACAATCTGCAACTTTTGCCAAATGCTTTATTATAGCCTTCAAGATTGACAACACAACGTCGACGCTCTCTAAGGTGAAACATCTAATGTTAAATTTTTAGAAAACTATTAAGCTATTTATTTCCAATAACGCATCTAATACATGGGACATAATGTACCATAACCTGATATAAAGGGCCAATTCGCATTACTTCTTgtaggctttcttctttttttcctctcagCGTGCTGCGTGGTGCTGCAACGTGCTCCTTCGGCATAAGCAAGCATAAGCGACATCGAGAAATCAAGGTGGCGTCTGTTGTTTGTTTGCGTGCGCTTTGCGGGGTCTTCGCGTGGTACGAACCTAAGCTTCCCGTTCGATCGTACGCTGCCTCACCGGTCGGAATTAGATTAACCGAGCACTCTCGCAGAGAGCCTTCATATTATCGTTAGCGAGCGGAGACGGCGATGTTGTGGTTGCACTTCAGAGCGATCCCGGTGTGCCTTCCCAGCGCGGCCTAGTGATCCCCCACCTCCTCGGCCGTCGCACGGAGGTCCCGTCTCCTTGTAGCTGCCGGAGCTGCAGCACGCTGATCGTCAGTACActcgaaagagaaagaagaaaaatggcCGATTTCCTGCTTGAGCGCGAGCTGCCCAACCTTAAGGTTGCCGTGGACAGTAACACCTTGCTGGAAACTGACAATGATGATTGCATGGACTTAGACGAGAACACGAAGACGGAGAGAGGCGCCGACATCACGGAGCCGCCGCAGATCGTTGTGCCCGCACGAATCGCCGACCGCGCTCGCAAGAGTTCAGACGTGAGTAGCTTTTGTTTTATCGTATTTTGATTCGTAACGACGaggcctttccttttttttctgcaatagtAAAGCGGATCACGGCTTAACAGCGCTGGTTCGCTTTCGGCTGCCCGTGGCACACGCTGTTGAGCCGTCGTGGTGCGCGAGAGTACAGTGCCATATGTGCCACAGCGAGGCAGTGCGTGCCATTTACTTCGGGCTACTTCTTGATCGCCAGTTCCTCGTAAGATGAGAAATTTAAACGCAAGCGGAGCCCCTTGTATCTCAGCTTTCGTTGCAGCCGCGCTAAAATCTTCGTGGTTTGCGCAGGACACCGCACGACTCCTCCGTCGCTCGACCGTGCTTGCGAGCCAACTTATACACACGACTTCGTACGCTGCGTTTTCCTGCGTTGGATTACGGAGGACGCACGCTTTTCGCTTTGCGTCCATTCATTTCCGCGTATCGAACACCCATTGATGCTTCCTGTGAGCGTTATTTCTTATAGGTGTTTGCTTGGCCAGCGGTTGAGCTTGGTTACGTAATATGTTAACACCGAACGAAGGTCGCGTTTATGTTCGGGAAAAAGATGTTGGTAGGGCATAACTTCTTGGTACGGTGAAAGCTATCGCAGAATTAATTTCGCTTGGCTTTTGCGCTCGACTATTGGCCTTTATTTCAAGCTCAACTTGTGATTTCCATCTGCACATGTTGGGAACGTACGCGATAGCATAAGTTAGAACAGCCGCATTTTAATACGGCGCAATTCAGATGCATAGGTGTCATAAAATAAACATGTGTTGTATAGTACTGAGATAGTTTGCTCATTTTGATTCCAAATGTGTGTGATCGATATTATCATTTTGCAGTGTTCATTGCGTGAACATTGCGCACAAATTCGGCCCATGTACAATGTTCTAAAAGGTTATGATGTAGGTGTGTTGAAGGCTTATTTCTTAACTGCAGTGCTAGCATgccaccttttatttatttatttatttatttatttatttatttatttatttattgtctgCATTTGCTGGGTGTGTCTGCACCACACAGTCAAACAGCAAGTTGATTGAGCGAGCatagcatgcctatgctgctaaATGTGTCTATGTTGCTAAACATTCAAATTGAATGTTGAGGATGAGGACTGCTGAAGTAACTGGATTTTCCCAAGTCCTTGGAAATCCATGTCCACAAGGTTTGAATGCCTATCATGCTTCTTCTCctcctcccttttctttttcttttcccaaAATATTTTACCTTAGTATAGAATACAGCTGCTTGCCGTTTGACACTGGTTGTTGGTTGCCTTTGTATGATCTGTAAGCCATCAGGGCATGGAAATGCCCTGATGGCTCGATCTTGATGACCTTGAGGTTGATGGCTTCAAGGAAGTCACTCTTGGCAAATGTTCCTTTTCTTACCAGGAAATGGCAGCAGACGACGTGGACGACCCTGAAGCCTACATGGTCCAGTATGCAGAGCTGTACCGGAGTCTTGGTGTTGACCCCAGGCGCCCCGGAGGTCTGACACAATTTCTATTCCAGGCCTTATTTTTAACATTATTTTAGGACATGCAATTATATTTTATCACCC
Proteins encoded in this window:
- the LOC126516689 gene encoding macrophage migration inhibitory factor homolog, which produces MPTLTINTNLPASSIPNDFLKTTANVVAASLGKPLSYVVVHISPGQLMSFGATDEPCAIANLYSIGCLSPKENKKHSAALFEHIEKVLGIKGNRMYINFIDLPATDVGYSGKTFAG